The Budorcas taxicolor isolate Tak-1 chromosome 25, Takin1.1, whole genome shotgun sequence genome includes a region encoding these proteins:
- the DAGLA gene encoding diacylglycerol lipase-alpha, translated as MPGIVVFRRRWSVGSDDLVLPAIFLFLLHTTWFVILSVVLFGLVYNPDEACSLNLVDHGRGYLGILLSCMIAEMAIIWLSMRGGILYTEPRESMQYVLYVRLAILVIEFIYAIVGIVWLTQYYTSCNDLTAKNVTLGMVVCNWVVILSVCITVLCVFDPTGRTFVKLRATKRRQRNLRTYNLRHRLEEGQATSWSRRLKVFLCCTRTKDSQSDAYSEIAYLFAEFFRDLDIVPSDIIAGLVLLRQRQRAKRNAVLDEANNDILAFLSGMPVTRNTKYLDLKSSHEMLRYKEVCYYMLFALAAYGWPMYLMRKPACGLCQLARSCSCCLCPARPRFAPGVTIEEDNCCGCNAIAIRRHFLDENMTAVDIVYTSCHDAVYETPFYVAVDHDKKKVVISIRGTLSPKDALTDLTGDAERLPVEGHHGTWLGHKGMVLSAEYIKKKLEQEMVLSQAFGRDLGRGTKHYGLIVVGHSLGAGTAAILSFLLRPQYPTLKCFAYSPPGGLLSEDAMEYSKEFVTAVVLGKDLVPRIGLSQLEGFRRQLLDVLQRSTKPKWRIIVGATKCIPKSELPEEVEVTTLASTRLWTHPSDLTIALSASTPLYPPGRIIHVVHNHPAEQCCCCEQEEPTYFAIWGDNKAFNEVIISPAMLHEHLPYVVMEGLNKVLENYNKGKTALLSAAKVMVSPTEVDLTPELIFQQQPLPTGPPVPAGLALELPAADRRDSSIRSKSQSEMSLEGFSEGRLLSPVAAASAARQDPVELLLLSTQERLAAELQARRAPLATMESLSDTESLYSFDSRRSSGFRSIRGSPSLHAVLERDEGHLFYIDPAIPEENPSLSSRTELLAADSLSKHSQDTQPLEAALGSGGVTPERPPSAAANEEPEEAGGGAAPRSGELALQEGRLGDSPSPQVLEFAEFIDSLFNLDSKSSSFQDLYCMVVPESPTSDYAEGPKSPSQQEILLRAQFEPNLVPKPPRLFAGSADPSSGISLSPSFPLSSSGELMDLTPTGLSSQECLAVDKVRTSTPAGRGASPTKQDDLVISAR; from the exons GGTCTACAACCCGGACGAGGCCTGCTCCCTGAACCTGGTGGACCACGGCCGCGGCTACCTGGGCATTTTGCTGAGCTGCATGATCGCCGAGATGGCCATCATCTGGCTGAGCATGCGCGGCGGCATCCTCTACACAGAGCCCCGCGAATCCATGCAGTACGTGCTCTACGTGCGCCTGG CCATCCTGGTGATCGAGTTCATCTATGCCATCGTGGGCATCGTCTGGCTCACCCAGTACTACACCTCCTGCAACGACCTCACTGCCAAGAACGTCACGCTCG GGATGGTCGTCTGCAACTGGGTGGTCATCCTGAGCGTGTGCATCACAGTCCTCTGCGTCTTCGACCCCACGGGCCGCACCTTCGTCAAGCTGAGGGCCACCAAGAGGCGGCAGCGCAACCTGCGGACCTACAACCTGCG gcacCGCTTAGAAGAGGGTCAGGCCACCAGCTGGTCACGCCGGCTCAAAGTGTTCCTCTGCTGCACTCGGACGAAGGACTCCCAGTCA GACGCCTACTCGGAAATCGCCTACCTCTTTGCCGAGTTTTTCCGAGACCTGGACATTGTGCCGTCGGACATCATCGCCGGCCTGGTGCTGCTCCGGCAGCGGCAGCGGGCCAAGCGCAATGCCGTGCTAGATGAG GCCAACAACGACATCCTGGCCTTCCTGTCTGGCATGCCGGTGACCCGAAACACCAAGTACCTCGACCTCAAAAGCTCG CACGAGATGCTCCGCTATAAGGAGGTCTGCTATTACATGCTCTTCGCCCTGGCTGCCTACGGCTGGCCCATGTACCTGATGCGGAAACCTGCCTGCGGCCTCTGCCAGCTGGCCCGGTCCTGCTC GTGCTGCTTGTGCCCTGCCCGGCCCCGGTTCGCCCCCGGAGTCACCATCGAGGAAGACAACTGCTGCGGCTGCAATGCCATCGCCATTCGACGCCACTTCCTGGATGAGAACATGACCGCGGTGGACATCGTCTACACCTCCTGCCATGACGCG GTCTATGAAACCCCCTTCTACGTGGCGGTGGACCACGACAAGAAGAAGGTGGTGATCAGTATCCGGGGAACCCTGTCCCCCAAG gacGCCCTGACAGACCTGACTGGCGACGCCGAGCGCCTCCCCGTGGAGGGCCACCACGGCACCTGGCTGGGACACAAG GGGATGGTCCTCTCGGCCGAGTACATCAAGAAGAAGCTGGAGCAGGAGATGGTTCTGTCCCAGGCCTTTGGGCGAGACCTG GGCCGCGGAACCAAACACTATGGCCTGATTGTGGTGGGCCACTCCCTGGGTGCAGGCACCGCCgccatcctctccttcctcctgagACCCCAGTACCCAACCCTCAAGTGCTTTGCCTACTCCCCCCCAGGGGGTCTGCTGAG CGAGGATGCCATGGAGTACTCCAAGGAATTTGTGACGGCTGTGGTTCTGGGCAAAGACCTTGTTCCCAG GATCGGCCTTTCCCAGCTGGAAGGCTTCCGCAGACAGCTCCTGGATGTCCTGCAGCGAAGCACCAAACCCAAA TGGCGAATCATTGTGGGGGCCACCAAATGCATCCCCAAGTCAGAACTGCCCGAGGAGGTGGAGGTGACCACCCTGGCCAGCACGCGGCTCTGGACTCACCCCAGTGACTTGACCATCGCCCTGTCAGCCAGCACTCCCCTCTACCCCCCCGGCCGCATCATCCACGTGGTCCACAACCACCCAGCGGAGCAGTGCTG CTGCTGTGAGCAGGAGGAGCCCACATACTTCGCCATCTGGGGCGACAACAAGGCCTTCAACGAGGTGATCATCTCGCCGGCCATGCTGCACGAGCACCTCCCCTACGTGGTCATGGAGGGGCTCAACAAG GTGCTGGAGAACTACAACAAGGGGAAGACCGCCCTGCTGTCCGCTGCGAAGGTCATGGTGAGCCCCACAGAGGTGGACCTGACCCCCGAGCTCATCTTCCAGCAGCAGCCGCTGCCCACGGGGCCACCCGTGCCTGCCGGCCTGGCCCTGGAGCTGCCCGCCGCAGACCGCCGAGACAGCAGCATCAG GAGCAAGTCCCAGTCTgagatgagcctggagggcttctcGGAGGGGCGGCTGCTCTCTCCCGTGGCCGCGGCCTCGGCGGCCCGCCAGGACCCggtggagctgctgctgctgtctacCCAGGAGCGGCTGGCAGCCGAGCTGCAGGCGCGGCGGGCACCACTGGCCACCATGGAGAGTCTGTCGGACACGGAGTCTCTGTACAGCTTCGACTCGCGCCGCTCCTCCGGCTTCCGCAGCATCCGCGGCTCGCCTAGCCTCCATGCCGTGCTGGAGCGCGACGAGGGCCACCTCTTCTACATCGACCCGGCCATCCCCGAGGAGAACCCATCCCTGAGCTCGCGCACCGAGCTGCTGGCAGCCGACAGCCTGTCCAAACACTCGCAGGACACGCAGCCCCTGGAGGCTGCCCTGGGCAGCGGGGGCGTCACTCCCGAGCGGCCCCCCAGCGCCGCGGCCAACGAGGAGCCGGAGGAAGCGGGCGGAGGGGCAGCCCCCCGCAGTGGAGAGCTGGCGCTGCAGGAGGGGCGCCTGGGGGACTCGCCCAGCCCGCAGGTGCTGGAGTTTGCCGAGTTCATCGACAGCCTCTTCAACTTGGACAGCAAGAGCAGTTCCTTCCAGGACCTCTACTGCATGGTGGTGCCTGAGAGCCCCACCAGCGACTACGCCGAGGGCCCCAAGTCCCCCAGCCAGCAGGAGATCCTGCTCCGAGCCCAGTTCGAGCCCAATCTGGTGCCCAAGCCCCCACGGCTCTTCGCTGGCTCAGCCGACCCCTCCTCGGGCATCTCGCTGTCACCCTCCTTCCCACTCAGCTCCTCGGGCGAGCTCATGGACCTGACCCCCACAGGCCTCAGCAGCCAGGAGTGCCTGGCAGTGGACAAGGTCCGGACTTCTACCCCGGCTGGCCGCGGGGCCAGCCCCACCAAGCAGGACGACCTGGTCATCTCGGCACGCTAG